One Oceanispirochaeta sp. M1 genomic window carries:
- a CDS encoding transposase, whose translation MSKYSTGFRNSILRKVLPPESRPIAQVCREEGISNQTIRNWVAKAKDGTLDAAAGELSPDRRSISEKMSLLLESRSISKNEIGNWLRKNGLHSEHLSLWEQELRQSMTEKEKTIQEQNRQLKLKTKKLEKELARKDKALAEMAALLTLKKKVDALLGGDEDD comes from the coding sequence TTGAGTAAGTATAGTACAGGATTTCGAAACAGCATTTTACGGAAAGTACTTCCCCCTGAAAGTAGACCTATTGCCCAGGTATGCCGGGAAGAAGGAATCTCAAATCAAACAATTAGGAATTGGGTTGCCAAGGCTAAAGATGGTACACTGGATGCAGCTGCTGGAGAGTTATCACCAGATCGGAGGAGCATTTCAGAAAAGATGTCCCTCCTCTTAGAGAGCCGATCAATTTCAAAAAATGAGATAGGAAATTGGCTCAGAAAGAATGGTCTTCACAGTGAACATCTATCCCTCTGGGAACAGGAGCTGCGGCAGTCTATGACAGAAAAAGAAAAGACCATCCAAGAACAAAATCGCCAATTGAAGCTTAAGACTAAAAAGCTTGAGAAAGAGCTTGCTCGTAAAGATAAAGCCCTGGCTGAAATGGCAGCCTTACTAACTCTTAAAAAAAAAGTGGATGCTCTATTGGGGGGCGACGAGGACGATTAA